Proteins encoded in a region of the Elizabethkingia bruuniana genome:
- a CDS encoding S9 family peptidase, which translates to MKKKFFGLLSIAVVAFHGVSAQEITLDKIYSGYYRAKGITGIASLNDGENYATIEPTGIAKYSYKTSQKEKNIVDGRFEGYTFSNDESKILLQKSSEPIYRHSFLGKFDVKDLKSDKVVSLNNGNWVQEPKFSPDGSKVAFIADNNLYYQDLNSGKITQITTDGKKNEIINGLGDWVYEEEFGHPDYYQWNKAGDAIIFVRFDERKVPEINIPIYYQNLYPKMMTYKYPKAGEENSAVTAHLYQLSAGKTSQLNLGSFENYYIPQIFQTNANDEIVVATSNRHQNKVDLLKVNTKTASVNKLFTETDAAWIETDNLTMEFLEDNSFLWASERDGHRHLYWYDTNGKLKKQVSKGDWEIINYYGYNPKTKEAYIQTTEKGSTNKVVSKLNINTGKTQLLSNAEGNNSAAFSKTFNYFINTSSTAKVPTSYVLKDANGKDVKELQNNNDLLGKLKADNFLNKEFISIPNTAGDQMNAWVIKPKDFNPAKKYPVFMFQYSGPGSQQVSNSWDGGNGIWFDMLAQKGYIVVCVDGRGTGFRGTKYKKVTYKNLGKYEIEDQITAAKWLGNQSYVDKSRIGIFGWSFGGYMASLAMTKGADVFKMGIAVAPVTNWRFYDSVYTERFLQTPQENKDGYDLNSPTTYAKLLKGKFLLIHGTADDNVHFQNSMEFSEALIQNKKQFDFMAYPDKNHGIYGGNTRPQLYEKMTNYILENL; encoded by the coding sequence ATGAAGAAGAAGTTTTTTGGTTTGCTAAGTATTGCGGTTGTTGCCTTTCATGGGGTGTCGGCGCAGGAAATCACTCTGGACAAAATCTATTCCGGATATTACCGTGCAAAAGGTATTACAGGAATAGCGTCACTAAACGACGGAGAGAATTATGCAACAATTGAACCTACAGGAATTGCCAAATATTCTTATAAAACCTCTCAGAAGGAGAAGAATATTGTAGACGGGCGTTTTGAAGGTTATACTTTCTCTAATGATGAATCTAAAATATTATTGCAAAAAAGCAGTGAACCTATTTACAGACATTCATTCCTTGGGAAATTCGATGTTAAAGATCTGAAATCCGATAAGGTTGTAAGCCTTAATAACGGAAACTGGGTACAGGAACCAAAGTTTTCTCCGGACGGAAGTAAAGTAGCTTTTATTGCGGATAATAACCTTTACTATCAGGATCTGAATAGTGGTAAAATTACTCAGATTACTACTGATGGTAAGAAAAATGAAATTATTAACGGATTAGGAGATTGGGTATATGAAGAGGAATTCGGACATCCGGATTACTATCAGTGGAATAAAGCCGGAGATGCTATAATCTTTGTAAGATTCGATGAGCGTAAAGTACCGGAAATTAATATTCCGATTTATTATCAGAATCTGTATCCAAAGATGATGACTTATAAATACCCGAAAGCAGGAGAGGAGAACTCTGCTGTAACGGCTCATTTATATCAGTTATCTGCCGGGAAAACTTCACAGCTGAACTTAGGAAGCTTCGAGAACTATTATATTCCGCAGATATTCCAAACGAATGCTAATGATGAAATCGTTGTAGCAACCTCTAACAGACACCAAAATAAGGTAGATCTGCTGAAAGTAAATACAAAGACAGCTTCTGTAAATAAGTTGTTTACTGAAACTGATGCTGCCTGGATAGAAACAGATAATCTTACTATGGAGTTCCTGGAAGACAATTCATTCCTTTGGGCTTCTGAGAGAGACGGACACAGACATCTTTATTGGTATGATACCAATGGTAAGCTAAAAAAGCAGGTGTCTAAGGGAGATTGGGAAATTATAAACTATTATGGTTATAACCCAAAAACAAAAGAGGCTTACATTCAGACAACTGAAAAAGGAAGTACAAACAAGGTGGTTTCCAAATTGAATATTAATACAGGGAAAACACAATTACTTTCTAATGCTGAAGGTAATAACAGTGCTGCGTTCAGCAAGACATTTAATTATTTCATCAATACTTCTTCTACAGCGAAAGTTCCAACCAGCTATGTACTAAAAGATGCTAACGGGAAAGATGTAAAAGAATTACAAAACAACAACGACTTACTAGGTAAGTTAAAAGCAGATAACTTCCTGAATAAGGAATTTATATCAATACCAAATACAGCAGGAGATCAGATGAATGCTTGGGTAATTAAGCCTAAAGATTTTAACCCTGCTAAAAAATATCCTGTATTTATGTTCCAATATTCAGGACCTGGCTCTCAGCAGGTATCCAACAGTTGGGATGGCGGAAATGGTATCTGGTTCGATATGCTGGCACAAAAAGGCTATATTGTAGTTTGTGTGGATGGTAGAGGAACTGGTTTCCGCGGAACCAAATACAAAAAAGTTACTTATAAAAATCTTGGTAAATACGAAATAGAAGATCAGATTACTGCTGCAAAATGGCTGGGCAATCAGTCTTATGTAGACAAATCCAGAATCGGAATCTTTGGATGGAGCTTTGGAGGCTATATGGCTTCTTTGGCAATGACAAAAGGTGCTGATGTTTTCAAAATGGGAATTGCTGTAGCACCGGTAACCAACTGGAGATTCTATGACAGTGTTTATACCGAGAGATTCTTACAGACACCACAGGAGAATAAAGATGGTTATGACCTGAATTCTCCTACAACATATGCAAAACTATTAAAAGGTAAGTTCTTATTAATTCATGGTACAGCTGATGATAATGTACACTTCCAGAATTCTATGGAGTTTTCTGAGGCATTGATTCAGAATAAGAAGCAATTCGATTTCATGGCTTATCCGGATAAGAACCATGGAATTTACGGAGGTAATACACGTCCGCAATTGTATGAAAAGATGACCAATTATATTCTGGAAAATCTTTAA
- a CDS encoding serine hydrolase domain-containing protein — MKKTLFLLIFLSGVYTNSLVAQSKTDSEKLDEYFTALTAIKNFNGNVIIARKANILLDKSYNITENVNGLKVDKNSKFIIASVSKIFVKYAILKLVELNKLKLSDKLSKFIPGFEYGDKITIEQLMYHQSGLPRELQDYDKYENISMAQTIELARKEKLQFVPGTQTLYSNIGYLLLHYIINKVSGNYWDFMNKEVLQKYQMEHTGEFNAINKVDNFAYGYNLENGKIIPVSKESINRFETGNYFSTVTDLYNFSKLLLSGKFLKKELALKMFEKENTLIQAGGRPGYRAYYYQNLSSDITFIFTSNYTDIPFQQVTTDIVNLMENKPYQIPKKTERKAITLPDDVLQCYIGKYALEADLSQIFIISVVNHQLVITDKDNEKTILYPDTETTFFDNPSSQDSYNFSLDSQTQKYNLTIISTGVKLKTKRLE; from the coding sequence ATGAAAAAGACTCTTTTCTTGTTGATATTTCTCTCCGGAGTATATACCAATAGCCTTGTTGCACAGTCAAAAACTGATAGTGAGAAGTTGGACGAATATTTCACGGCTTTAACAGCAATAAAAAACTTTAACGGCAATGTCATTATTGCCAGAAAGGCTAATATCCTTCTGGATAAATCTTATAATATTACTGAGAATGTAAATGGGCTGAAAGTAGATAAGAACAGTAAATTTATTATAGCCTCTGTTTCTAAAATATTTGTGAAATATGCTATACTGAAGCTTGTAGAACTAAATAAATTAAAGTTATCGGATAAGCTTAGTAAGTTTATTCCCGGGTTTGAATATGGAGATAAAATTACCATTGAGCAGCTTATGTATCATCAATCTGGTTTGCCAAGGGAATTACAAGACTATGATAAATATGAAAATATTTCAATGGCACAAACTATAGAGCTTGCCCGAAAAGAAAAATTACAATTTGTACCAGGTACTCAAACTCTTTACTCCAATATAGGCTACTTATTGCTTCATTATATCATTAATAAAGTATCTGGCAATTATTGGGATTTTATGAATAAAGAAGTTTTGCAGAAATATCAAATGGAGCATACCGGAGAATTTAATGCTATAAACAAGGTTGATAATTTTGCGTATGGCTATAATTTGGAGAATGGAAAAATAATCCCCGTTTCTAAAGAAAGTATTAACCGTTTTGAGACAGGTAATTATTTTTCAACTGTTACCGATCTATATAATTTTAGCAAACTGCTGCTTTCAGGTAAATTTCTGAAGAAAGAATTAGCACTGAAAATGTTTGAAAAAGAAAATACTCTGATTCAGGCAGGAGGGAGACCTGGATACAGAGCATATTATTATCAAAATCTATCCTCAGATATAACCTTTATTTTTACATCAAATTATACAGATATCCCTTTTCAGCAAGTCACAACTGATATTGTGAATCTGATGGAAAATAAGCCTTATCAGATTCCTAAAAAGACAGAACGTAAAGCTATTACATTGCCGGATGATGTTTTACAGTGTTATATAGGCAAATATGCTTTAGAGGCAGATCTCTCGCAGATTTTTATTATCTCTGTAGTAAACCATCAGTTAGTAATCACTGATAAGGACAATGAAAAGACAATTTTATATCCTGATACAGAGACTACTTTTTTTGACAATCCCTCGTCACAGGATAGTTATAATTTTTCCTTAGATAGTCAGACTCAGAAATATAATCTTACTATTATTTCTACAGGTGTTAAGTTGAAAACCAAAAGATTGGAATAG
- a CDS encoding AEC family transporter, whose amino-acid sequence MINFVLIVVCIVAGMIFKATKSIHPDAHKGINTWILYIALPAVSFKYLPKVQWSQEMLFPIISTFLIAIGSWFFMLLYSKKKGYSARSRSTLELASGYSNTSFIGFPLISALYGDGLLSIAIICDQTMFLALSTLGIIAALRGGSSSGTISAKFILKRLFTFPPFLGCISALVLSQVVDLAPVEPFFDKLAATVGPLALFSVGLQLKFNGWKKLIPQISTSMFYKLLLAPAVVLGLALLFGIKGNVAKVSILESAMPTLISSSIIAEQFKLNTKLTNLIIGISIVVGFFSILLWFGAVEYLF is encoded by the coding sequence ATGATTAATTTTGTGCTGATTGTGGTTTGTATTGTAGCGGGGATGATTTTTAAAGCCACCAAGTCCATTCATCCCGATGCACATAAAGGAATCAATACCTGGATTCTTTATATTGCCCTGCCGGCAGTTTCTTTTAAATACCTGCCAAAAGTTCAGTGGTCACAGGAAATGTTATTTCCCATTATTTCTACTTTTCTTATCGCTATAGGCAGTTGGTTTTTCATGTTGTTGTACAGTAAGAAAAAAGGCTATTCTGCCAGATCAAGAAGTACACTGGAATTGGCAAGCGGGTATAGCAATACTTCTTTTATTGGTTTTCCATTAATCAGTGCTTTGTACGGTGACGGTTTACTGAGTATCGCCATTATCTGTGACCAGACCATGTTTCTGGCTCTTTCTACATTAGGAATTATAGCAGCCTTAAGAGGGGGAAGTTCATCCGGAACCATCAGTGCTAAATTTATACTCAAACGTTTGTTTACTTTCCCACCATTTTTAGGTTGTATCAGCGCTTTGGTTCTCTCGCAGGTAGTAGACCTTGCACCTGTGGAACCTTTCTTTGATAAACTGGCGGCAACTGTAGGTCCGTTAGCTTTATTTTCAGTAGGTCTGCAGCTGAAGTTTAACGGTTGGAAAAAACTTATTCCACAAATTTCTACCTCAATGTTTTATAAATTGTTATTAGCTCCGGCTGTGGTGCTTGGATTGGCTTTACTTTTCGGAATAAAGGGGAATGTAGCAAAAGTAAGTATTCTGGAATCTGCAATGCCTACACTCATTTCGTCCAGTATTATTGCTGAACAATTTAAGCTGAACACAAAACTCACCAACCTTATTATCGGGATTAGTATTGTAGTCGGTTTCTTCTCTATACTCCTGTGGTTTGGAGCTGTGGAATACCTTTTCTAA
- a CDS encoding SGNH/GDSL hydrolase family protein: MINCLCFGDSITYGEYDGVSGGWTDILKRYFHSRFINENIEELNVFNLGIGGETTNGLVNRFSIEADARTSPDQNLIFFAYGANDVAMKEGKRMTDVIKLRANLQEVVEKAKKITPYLYIISILPVASAIDGITVPSGKQRSNQIIEEYNQSLQEFAAQHEIVFIDLYHSFFVEKDILLSGDGVHPNDKGYQFIAEHIKPFIERFL, encoded by the coding sequence ATGATCAATTGTCTTTGTTTTGGAGATAGCATTACTTATGGTGAATATGATGGTGTTTCAGGTGGCTGGACCGATATACTAAAGCGCTATTTTCATTCCAGATTTATAAATGAAAATATTGAAGAACTGAATGTTTTCAATTTGGGGATAGGAGGTGAAACAACAAATGGGCTTGTAAATAGATTTAGCATAGAAGCTGATGCACGTACATCTCCGGATCAGAACCTTATTTTCTTTGCTTATGGTGCTAATGATGTTGCTATGAAGGAGGGGAAAAGAATGACAGATGTTATAAAACTCAGAGCTAATCTGCAGGAAGTAGTAGAGAAGGCGAAGAAGATTACCCCGTATTTGTATATCATCAGTATTCTTCCGGTGGCTTCTGCTATAGATGGAATTACGGTTCCTTCCGGAAAGCAAAGATCAAATCAGATAATTGAAGAATATAATCAATCGCTTCAAGAGTTTGCTGCACAGCACGAAATTGTATTTATAGATTTATATCACTCGTTTTTTGTAGAAAAAGATATTCTTTTATCGGGTGATGGTGTTCATCCCAATGATAAAGGTTATCAATTTATTGCCGAACATATAAAGCCTTTTATAGAAAGATTCTTATAA
- a CDS encoding alpha-L-fucosidase, which translates to MKKIFLSLFLCSSLGASAQGYIPPKEQEVQQKLKQWQDKKFGIIIHWGLYSIPGIVESWNLCSEEEDWIPRPKNINYDDYKKWYWGLSKQFNPIKFNPEAWAKMAKNAGMQYVVFSTKHHDGFNMFDTRQTDFKITNPEVPFSKNPKSNIAKEVFNAFRKEGLWVGAYFSKPDWHSENYWWPYYATSNRNNNYSIDKNPERWNAFKKYTYNQLEELASQYGKLDLFWLDGGWVRPSNPEKYKGDKIYKGSQDIDMDKIAGMLRGYQKDLIIVDRSVHGIYENYTTPEREIPEKPLNYPWEACDPLGDNWGYVPNDPMKSTNKVIHTLAEIISKGGNYLLGIGPDGNGEFDPRVTKTLKEIGDWMKINGEAVYGTKPVAPYADGNFRFTQKGNTVYAFYLVSENNTQLPQNLQFSFPKKFKKVSVLGSNKAVKFEQKENKINLQITGIGQLPHAVVFKME; encoded by the coding sequence ATGAAAAAAATTTTCCTATCCCTTTTCCTGTGCTCTTCACTGGGAGCCTCTGCTCAGGGCTATATCCCGCCCAAGGAGCAGGAAGTACAGCAGAAACTAAAGCAATGGCAGGACAAAAAATTCGGCATTATTATTCATTGGGGACTTTACAGCATTCCCGGAATTGTGGAATCCTGGAATCTTTGCTCTGAAGAAGAAGATTGGATTCCCCGCCCAAAAAATATCAACTATGACGATTACAAAAAATGGTACTGGGGACTCAGCAAACAGTTTAACCCAATAAAGTTCAATCCGGAAGCATGGGCTAAAATGGCTAAAAACGCTGGTATGCAATATGTCGTATTTTCCACCAAGCATCATGATGGCTTCAATATGTTCGACACCAGGCAAACTGACTTTAAAATAACAAATCCGGAAGTTCCATTTTCTAAAAACCCGAAAAGCAATATTGCCAAAGAAGTATTTAATGCTTTCCGAAAAGAAGGATTATGGGTTGGTGCTTATTTCTCTAAGCCCGACTGGCATTCAGAAAACTATTGGTGGCCATACTACGCTACTTCTAACAGGAATAATAACTACAGTATAGACAAAAATCCCGAACGATGGAATGCCTTTAAAAAATATACGTATAATCAGTTAGAAGAATTAGCCTCTCAGTATGGCAAGCTCGATTTATTCTGGCTGGATGGCGGCTGGGTAAGACCTTCTAATCCTGAGAAGTATAAAGGTGACAAAATTTATAAAGGCAGTCAGGATATCGATATGGATAAAATTGCAGGTATGCTGCGTGGATATCAAAAAGACCTTATTATTGTTGACCGTTCGGTACATGGCATCTACGAAAATTACACAACACCCGAAAGAGAAATTCCGGAAAAACCATTGAACTATCCATGGGAGGCCTGTGATCCTTTGGGAGATAACTGGGGATATGTACCCAATGATCCTATGAAATCTACCAACAAAGTTATCCATACATTAGCCGAGATTATTTCCAAAGGTGGTAATTACCTTTTAGGAATTGGTCCGGACGGAAATGGTGAATTTGATCCAAGAGTAACCAAAACATTAAAAGAAATTGGTGACTGGATGAAAATTAATGGTGAAGCTGTTTATGGTACGAAACCTGTTGCACCTTATGCCGATGGCAACTTCCGCTTTACTCAGAAAGGAAATACTGTTTATGCTTTCTATCTTGTTTCGGAAAATAATACGCAGCTACCTCAGAATTTACAATTCTCTTTTCCTAAGAAGTTTAAAAAAGTATCTGTTTTGGGAAGTAACAAAGCTGTAAAATTTGAGCAAAAAGAAAATAAGATTAATCTACAAATTACAGGTATCGGACAATTGCCTCATGCTGTAGTTTTCAAAATGGAATAA
- a CDS encoding beta-mannosidase — MKRIYLLMTLGLMSKGFGQETTRSLSGESWKFKNAKEANWLSASVPGTVHTDLMANNKIPDPYLDENEKNVQWVETEDWDYQTTFKISDAELKNDQAELIFDGLDTFAEIYLNGKPLQQTNNMFRQWIVPVKNILVKGDNILQIKFKSSVNVGNELAKKVPFKLPESPRSMVRKAQYQFGWDWGPRLVTAGIWKDVKLNFWNNAKISNIQLEQKSLTTAKGQLSFNIEVVADKSGNYQVAVNNLASKAFTLQKGINKISIPYEVKNPKLWQPNGWGKPELYDFKVTLTQQSKKLDEESLRHGFRTVKLVQEKDAKGKSFYFLVNGKPLYAKGTNWIPSDSFLPRITKQKYYKLIQDAKDANMNMIRIWGGGTYEDEAFYKACDENGILVWQDFMFAGSFYPSDDAFVENVKEEVKYQVRRLQNHPSIALWCGNNEVDEAIVNWGYQKQFKYTKEDSLQVWKDYRKVFHEAIPQTLKETLTPDNNIYWPSSPSIGWGHKESLTEGDSHYWGVWWGEQPFEMYEEKVPRFASEYGVQGMPSMETVKSMFSGKADLNLQNPVIKAHEKHARGWQIIDGYMTRYYTLQTDLVKYNYLSQLLQARAMQVAIEAHRRAMPYNMGSLYWQINDCWPVVSWSSIDYLGNWKAAHYQAKRSFEQQLIAVENKDGILKTRVINDGLKDFKSVRLSVSIQKLNGEVVEQFDETDQKLNANSIVEYNPLKIADIVAKELQDRVVIHYTLKDEKNNVLAESNFYLVYPKDLKLTKPNLLVKKISATEIEVSTDILAKDIYLMGDTQFSDNFFDLMPNTKKRISLSKPLEKIDIMSLWDTKK; from the coding sequence ATGAAGCGTATTTACTTGTTAATGACATTGGGATTGATGTCAAAAGGGTTTGGACAGGAGACTACAAGAAGTCTTTCCGGAGAAAGCTGGAAGTTCAAAAATGCAAAAGAAGCTAACTGGCTCAGCGCCTCGGTGCCCGGAACTGTGCACACCGATCTTATGGCAAATAACAAAATTCCGGATCCGTATCTGGATGAAAATGAAAAGAATGTACAGTGGGTAGAAACCGAAGATTGGGACTATCAGACGACTTTTAAAATTTCCGATGCTGAACTTAAAAATGATCAGGCAGAATTAATCTTCGATGGCCTGGATACTTTTGCGGAAATCTACCTGAACGGAAAACCACTTCAGCAAACCAATAATATGTTCCGTCAGTGGATTGTTCCTGTAAAAAACATATTGGTGAAGGGGGACAATATTTTACAGATAAAATTTAAATCCAGTGTAAATGTAGGAAATGAACTGGCTAAAAAAGTACCATTTAAACTGCCCGAGAGCCCGAGAAGTATGGTTCGTAAGGCTCAGTATCAATTCGGATGGGACTGGGGACCACGTCTGGTAACAGCAGGTATATGGAAGGATGTAAAGCTTAATTTCTGGAACAATGCCAAAATAAGTAACATCCAGCTGGAACAAAAATCTTTAACCACAGCCAAGGGGCAATTGTCCTTTAATATAGAAGTTGTAGCAGATAAATCCGGAAACTATCAGGTAGCTGTAAACAATTTAGCTTCGAAAGCTTTTACATTACAGAAAGGAATAAATAAAATTTCTATACCCTATGAAGTTAAGAATCCAAAATTATGGCAGCCAAATGGTTGGGGAAAACCAGAGTTGTATGATTTTAAGGTTACACTGACACAGCAATCTAAAAAACTGGATGAAGAAAGCCTGAGGCATGGATTCCGTACAGTGAAACTTGTTCAGGAAAAAGATGCTAAGGGAAAATCCTTCTATTTTTTGGTGAACGGAAAGCCGCTTTATGCTAAAGGAACCAACTGGATTCCGTCGGATAGCTTCCTGCCGAGAATAACCAAACAGAAGTACTATAAACTGATACAGGATGCTAAGGATGCAAACATGAATATGATACGCATCTGGGGTGGAGGAACCTATGAAGATGAAGCGTTCTATAAAGCCTGTGACGAAAACGGAATACTGGTATGGCAGGATTTTATGTTTGCCGGAAGTTTCTATCCTTCGGATGATGCCTTTGTGGAAAATGTAAAAGAGGAAGTGAAGTACCAGGTAAGACGACTGCAAAACCATCCATCGATTGCATTATGGTGCGGGAATAATGAAGTTGATGAAGCTATAGTAAACTGGGGATATCAGAAGCAGTTTAAATACACCAAGGAAGATTCTTTGCAGGTGTGGAAAGATTACCGTAAAGTTTTTCATGAAGCCATTCCACAGACGCTGAAAGAAACATTAACTCCCGATAACAATATCTATTGGCCGAGTTCCCCATCTATAGGCTGGGGACATAAAGAAAGCCTTACTGAGGGAGATTCTCATTACTGGGGTGTATGGTGGGGTGAACAGCCTTTTGAAATGTATGAAGAGAAGGTGCCACGTTTTGCTTCTGAGTATGGTGTACAGGGAATGCCAAGCATGGAGACTGTAAAGTCCATGTTTTCGGGTAAAGCAGATCTCAATTTACAAAATCCGGTAATTAAAGCACATGAAAAACACGCAAGAGGCTGGCAGATTATTGATGGGTATATGACAAGATACTATACATTGCAAACGGATCTTGTAAAATACAACTATCTGTCGCAGCTGCTACAGGCACGTGCTATGCAGGTAGCTATAGAGGCTCACCGTCGTGCTATGCCCTACAATATGGGATCGTTATACTGGCAGATTAATGACTGTTGGCCGGTGGTATCATGGTCGTCAATCGATTATCTTGGAAATTGGAAAGCGGCACATTATCAGGCGAAGAGAAGTTTTGAGCAACAGTTAATTGCTGTAGAGAATAAAGACGGAATACTGAAAACCCGTGTAATTAATGACGGACTTAAAGATTTTAAATCTGTAAGACTATCTGTTTCTATTCAGAAATTAAATGGTGAAGTTGTTGAGCAATTTGATGAAACAGATCAAAAGCTTAATGCAAATTCGATTGTAGAATATAACCCTCTGAAAATTGCAGATATAGTAGCTAAAGAACTTCAGGATCGGGTGGTAATACATTACACGTTGAAAGATGAAAAGAATAATGTATTGGCAGAGAGCAATTTCTACTTGGTATACCCTAAAGATCTGAAACTGACAAAACCTAATTTACTAGTTAAAAAGATTTCGGCCACAGAAATAGAAGTTTCTACAGATATTCTGGCGAAAGATATTTACCTGATGGGAGATACTCAGTTTAGTGATAATTTCTTTGATCTGATGCCAAATACTAAGAAAAGAATTAGCCTTAGTAAGCCATTAGAAAAAATAGACATAATGAGCCTCTGGGATACTAAAAAATAA
- a CDS encoding isoaspartyl peptidase/L-asparaginase family protein, whose amino-acid sequence MNNNRRDFIKKLGIATAAIAINPLEAKNLLDTSEPKTTNKPIVLSTWNFGLHANVEAWKVLSKGGKALDAVEKGVRLVEDDPTERSVGYGGRPDRDGRVTLDACIMDENYNIGSVACMEHIKNPISVARAVMEKTPHVMLVGDGALEFALSQGFKKENLLTAESEKEWKEWLKTSQYKPIVNIENHDTIGMIALDAQGNLSGACTTSGMAYKMHGRVGDSPIIGAGLFVDNEIGAATATGHGEEVIRTVGTHLVVELMNQGRTPQQACKEAVERIVKIVNRRGKNLKDIQVGFIALNKKGEYGAYCIQDGFNFAVHDQKGNRLETPGFALK is encoded by the coding sequence ATGAACAATAACCGAAGAGATTTTATCAAAAAACTGGGAATCGCAACCGCAGCAATTGCTATCAATCCGCTAGAAGCTAAAAATTTATTAGATACATCCGAGCCTAAAACTACGAATAAACCAATCGTTCTTTCCACTTGGAATTTTGGACTTCATGCTAATGTAGAAGCATGGAAGGTTCTTTCTAAAGGAGGGAAGGCCCTGGATGCTGTAGAAAAAGGAGTTCGTCTGGTAGAAGATGACCCTACAGAAAGAAGCGTAGGCTATGGCGGACGCCCGGACAGAGACGGAAGAGTGACTCTGGATGCCTGTATTATGGACGAAAATTATAATATAGGTTCAGTGGCATGCATGGAACATATCAAAAATCCTATTTCTGTAGCCCGTGCTGTAATGGAGAAAACACCTCACGTAATGTTAGTAGGAGACGGAGCTTTGGAATTTGCTTTATCTCAGGGATTCAAAAAAGAAAACCTTCTTACGGCAGAATCGGAAAAAGAATGGAAAGAATGGTTGAAAACCAGTCAGTATAAACCAATTGTAAATATCGAAAACCATGATACTATTGGTATGATAGCCTTAGATGCGCAGGGAAATCTTTCCGGAGCATGTACGACGAGCGGAATGGCTTATAAAATGCACGGCAGAGTAGGCGATTCTCCAATTATCGGGGCAGGATTATTTGTAGACAATGAGATTGGTGCAGCTACAGCAACCGGACATGGTGAAGAGGTTATCCGTACTGTGGGAACACATTTGGTTGTAGAATTGATGAATCAAGGAAGAACACCACAACAAGCATGTAAAGAAGCTGTGGAAAGAATTGTAAAGATTGTAAACAGAAGAGGAAAGAACCTTAAAGATATTCAGGTAGGTTTTATTGCACTGAATAAAAAAGGCGAGTATGGAGCTTATTGTATTCAGGACGGGTTTAATTTTGCGGTGCATGACCAAAAAGGAAACCGTTTGGAGACGCCTGGCTTTGCTCTGAAGTAG
- a CDS encoding copper homeostasis protein CutC, whose product MTKIEVACFNEQSALTAAKEGADRIELCENYAEGGLTPKRETLEQLKANFSTPVFTMIRPVGGGFLYTDEEFEIMKSELLNLKEAGADGFVFGFLTEDNKVDKEKNSALVQLAEGLPCTFHRAFDRIQDKEEALEDVIDCGFATILTSGGEHPAMEGLSKLKLIQEQADERITILVGGGVRSTNAGELKKYFGYIHSACITDGTENIDANELKAIKEVIQ is encoded by the coding sequence ATGACAAAAATAGAAGTAGCTTGTTTCAACGAGCAATCCGCTCTAACTGCTGCAAAAGAAGGTGCAGACAGAATAGAGTTATGTGAAAACTATGCAGAAGGAGGTCTTACACCCAAACGTGAAACTTTGGAGCAATTAAAAGCCAATTTTTCAACACCGGTTTTTACAATGATCCGCCCGGTAGGCGGAGGTTTTCTTTATACCGATGAAGAATTTGAGATAATGAAATCCGAGTTACTTAATCTGAAAGAAGCAGGTGCAGATGGTTTTGTATTTGGATTTCTTACAGAAGATAATAAAGTAGATAAAGAAAAAAACTCGGCTTTAGTGCAATTAGCAGAAGGTTTGCCTTGTACTTTTCATAGAGCTTTCGACAGAATACAGGATAAAGAAGAAGCTCTGGAAGATGTAATTGATTGTGGTTTTGCTACAATTTTGACTTCCGGAGGTGAGCATCCTGCAATGGAAGGATTATCTAAACTTAAGCTTATCCAGGAGCAGGCAGATGAAAGAATTACAATTCTTGTAGGCGGAGGAGTACGTTCTACGAATGCCGGTGAATTGAAAAAATATTTTGGTTATATACATTCAGCCTGTATTACAGACGGTACAGAAAATATAGATGCCAACGAGCTGAAAGCTATAAAAGAAGTAATTCAGTAA